The Oryzias latipes chromosome 16, ASM223467v1 genome includes a region encoding these proteins:
- the LOC101157641 gene encoding FH1/FH2 domain-containing protein 3 isoform X3, giving the protein MSLPSCLLPLCQPLNPSSCYREEEEDDDDEEEEEEDEEDETDDENHPVTDSSSQGSHSVVPAVADTPSMCLNFNCMANILPKASHPEGQRECLSVTSRTSPPVSVAPKKRTFSPCPTDSTPPSCNLNRKPCWAERVSSNGMTYPGRYQTATSPTHRLTVSASPPSSVPSASSTPESKADRPALGGLLMSSYRQHQESLAAEREKRRLEREERLQRIEKEERNSFCRDHVEKREEARQAREERYKTAERRAAEEFERERPRMPTRGRTEITLCLSPTPPSRSVSRCATPSSIISQDAIVTTAHHTSGKQQISTRNLGLVSRIKSPAPESTPAHLSEADKQQKETPVKTENTAETRHEENAAAEVLSDQQSGGKKDETQEEEEIHEQGLRRGEEIGADAAEVEEADVEVKIDVKEEPVEKEAEDGVLLSEKERQNEEVNEKDNCSASSISSTSSTLEREEKVTTDIAAGQWTEEADVSDQCKKILHSKCLMLDMLYTQKKSLEDNGIVVESQVEESKCEKEAGKSDSVVTLASRISTLEANRRDDNVKKKEVGHLDNQGSVRAVAEKFGDIFKGLTAPSEPEASKEQTDRSSAAALCSLPTKKESDQIWDQLTAVPRELRIKEMDFTDLKEEDDIDILDMENMMKSPDVVSSLSHLSCSPALPPPPPLFGCPPPPPIPGKMMPPPPPFMAPIPPPSPQLNRGDMPLFQKKKKTIRLFWNEVRPVDWQCKSHKFCKESMWSKLEPIKVDTSKLEQLFESKSKELHVTKKAAVDGKRQEIIVLDSKRSNAINIGLTVLPPPRTIKTAILNFDEYALNKEGIEKILTMIPTEEEKQKIQEAQLVNPDIPLGSAEQFLLTLSSITELSARLQLWAFKMDYELMEKEVAEPLQDLKEGMDQLEKNRTLRYLLATLLAIGNFLNGSNAKGFELSYLEKVPEVKDTVHKQSLLHHACSIVVEKFPDSTDLYSEIGAITRLTKVDFDQLQDNLSQMERRCRASWDHLKVISKYEMKAALKQKMSDFLKECAERIIILKIVHRRIINRFHAFLVFLGHPIYAVREVSIHRFSKILSEFALEYRTTRERVLQQKQKRANHRERNKTRGKMITDSGKFGSAPVGSQEGKSHIQNTEEAAEHENMKAVLKSSSPDEGVASTVPGLRNRTRGSTIGGRIAAWSPASDDPVGQTEDTAEEIMERIVRSATQGPGQRTQPRERRRSRVNRKSLRRTLKNGLTTEEANALGLSSGSEMQV; this is encoded by the exons ATGTCACTTCCCTCCTGCCTGCTTCCTCTCTGTCAACCCCTCAATCCCTCCTCTTGCTacagagaagaggaagaggacgatgatgatgaggaggaggaggaggaggatgaggaggacgaGACAGATGATGAAAATCATCCAGTCACTGATTCCTCTAGTCAGGGAAGCCACAG TGTGGTTCCAGCCGTAGCAGACACTCCTAGCATGTGTTTGAACTTTAATTGTATGGCCAACATCCTCCCTAAAGCCAGTCATCCAGAAGGGCAGAGAGAGTGTCTCAGCGTCACGAGCAGGACATCTCCTCCTGTGTCCGTGGCACCTAAAAAGAGGACCTTTAGTCCTTG TCCAACAGATTCTACACCACCTTCATGTAACCTGAATAGAAAGCCCTGCTGGGCTGAAAG GGTCAGCTCTAATGGCATGACGTACCCTGGCAGATACCAGACTGCTACGTCCCCCACCCATCGCCTCACAGTCTCAGCATCCCCACCATCCTCAGTACCCTCAGCATCCTCCACACCCGAATCCAAAGCCGACAG ACCTGCTTTAGGGGGCTTATTAATGTCATCGTACCGGCAGCATCAGGAGTCTCTCGCTGCTGAAAGAGAGAAGAGACGACTGGAAAGGGAAGAGCGTTTGCAAAGAATTGAAAAAGAGGAGAGGAACAGCTTTTG CCGAGATCATGTGGAGAAGCGAGAAGAAGCAAGACAAGCCAGAGAGGAAAG GTACAAGACAGCGGAGCGGCGAGCTGCAGAGGAATTTGAACGCGAGCGCCCCAGAATGCCAACCAGAGGACGAACAGAGATAACTTTGTGTTTAAGCCCGACACCCCCGAGCCGCTCCGTTTCCCGCTGTGCCaccccatcatccatcatctcGCAGGACGCCATTGTCACCACTGCACATCACACTTCAG GAAAACAGCAAATTTCTACCAGAAACCTTGGTCTAGTGAGCAGAATAAAAAGTCCAGCACCAGAATCCACCCCGGCCCATCTTTCTGAAGCGGACAAGCAGCAGAAAGAGACCCCTGTAAAGACGGAGAATACTGCTGAAACTCGGCATGAGGAGAATGCGGCGGCCGAGGTGCTGTCAGATCAGCAGTCGGGCGGGAAGAAAGATGAGAcacaagaggaggaggaaattCATGAGCAGGGTTTGAGGAGAGGTGAGGAGATAGGAGCTGATGCggcagaggtggaggaggcagaTGTGGAGGTGAAAATAGACGTGAAGGAGGAGCCTGTAGAAAAGGAGGCTGAAGATGGTGTGCTGCTGAGtgagaaagaaagacagaatgAGGAAGTGAACGAAAAGGACAACTGCTCTGCATCCAGCATCTCCTCTACGAGTAGCACTCTGGAACGGGAGGAGAAAGTCACAACTGACATTGCAGCAG GGCAGTGGACTGAAGAGGCAGATGTGAGTGACCAGTGCAAGAAAATTCTCCACAGCAAGTGCCTAATGCTGGATATGCTTTACACACAGAAGAAATCGCTGGAGGACAACGGGATTGTTGTGGAATCACAGGTGGAGGAAAGTAAATGTGAAAAGGAAGCAGGTAAGAGTGACTCCGTGGTTACTTTGGCCAGCAGGATCTCCACACTTGAGGCAAACAGGCGTGACGACAATGTGAAGAAAAAGGAGGTGGGGCATCTGGACAATCAGGGCAGTGTGCGAGCCGTGGCAGAAAAGTTTGGGGATATATTCAAGGGTCTGACAGCTCCATCTGAGCCAGAGGCCTCCAAAGAGCAAACTGACAGGTCATCAGCTGCGGCCCTGTGTTCTTTACCCACTAAGAAAGAGTCTGACCAGATCTGGGATCAGCTCACGGCTGTGCCCAGAGAGCTGCGGATTAAAGAAATGGACTTCACGGACCTGAAAGAGGAGGACGACATTGACATTTTAGACATGGAGAATATGATGAAGTCACCAGACGTTGTGTCATCACTCTCCCATCTGTCTTGCTCTCCTGCACTccctccaccaccacccctATTCGGGTGTCCCCCACCTCCGCCCATTCCTGGCAAAATGATGCCTCCGCCACCGCCGTTCATGGCCCCCATACCACCGCCTTCCCCTCAGCTGAATCGGGGCGACATGCCTCTgttccaaaagaaaaagaagacgaTACGCCTCTTCTGGAATGAGGTGCGTCCCGTCGACTGGCAGTGCAAGAGCCACAAGTTCTGCAAGGAGTCCATGTGGTCCAAACTGGAGCCAATCAAAGTTGACACTTCCAAGCTGGAGCAGCTGTTTGAGTCCAAATCCAAGGAGCTGCACGTCACCAAG AAAGCTGCAGTCGACGGCAAACGACAAGAAATCATTGTTCTGGATTCAAAGCGTAGCAATGCCATAAACATTGGATTGACGGTCTTACCTCCTCCTCGCACAATCAAGACCGCTATTCTCAACTTTGATGAGTACGCACTAAACAAAGAAGGCATTGAG AAAATCCTAACCATGATCCCCACAGAGGAAGAGAAGCAGAAGATTCAGGAGGCTCAGCTAGTCAACCCTGACATTCCTCTGGGAAGCGCTGAGCAGTTTCTGCTCACGCTCTCCTCCATCACGGAGCTGTCCGCACGCCTGCAGCTGTGGGCATTCAAGATGGACTATGAGCTTATGGAGAAG GAAGTGGCCGAGCCTCTTCAGGACCTGAAGGAAGGAATGGACCAACTAGAGAAAAACAGGACTCTCAGATACCTCTTGGCCACACTTCTGGCCATCGGTAACTTCCTCAATGGTTCAAAT GCTAAAGGCTTTGAGCTGAGTTACTTGGAGAAAGTCCCAGAAGTGAAAGACACAGTTCACAAGCAGTCGCTTCTGCACCATGCCTGCTCCATCGTGGTGGAGAAGTTTCCGGACAGCACCGATCTGTACTCGGAGATCGGAGCTATCACCCGCTTAACCAAG GTGGACTTTGACCAACTTCAAGACAATCTGTCGCAGATGGAGCGGAGGTGCAGAGCATCGTGGGATCACCTTAAAGTCATTTCGAAATATGAGATGAAAGCTGCgctgaaacaaaaaatgtccgACTTCCTCAAGGAGTGCGCAGAGAGAATTATAATTCTCAAAATTGTTCACCGAAGAATTATCAACAG GTTTCATGCTTTTCTGGTCTTCCTGGGCCATCCAATTTATGCCGTACGTGAGGTCAGCATACATCGCTTCAGCAAGATCCTGAGCGAATTTGCCCTGGAGTACCGCACAACAAGGGAGCGCGTGctgcaacagaaacaaaagagggCCAACCACAGGGAGAGGAACAAGACCAGGGGGAAAATGATAACAGAT AGTGGAAAATTTGGCAGTGCCCCTGTAGGCTCACAGGAGGGCAAATCCCATATCCAGAACACCGAGGAGGcagcagaacatgagaacatgaAAGCTGTGCTGAAGAGCAGCTCACCTGATGAGGGCGTGGCCTCCACGGTGCCGGGCCTTCGGAATCGGACTAGAGGCAGCACCATCGGAG